A region of the Cannabis sativa cultivar Pink pepper isolate KNU-18-1 chromosome 3, ASM2916894v1, whole genome shotgun sequence genome:
CTGGATTCTCCTCCCGTAGGTTATGAATGTCAAGAGCAACTTTGGCATCACAGCCAATTCCTGTAAGCAAATCTTGTCGGAATAAATAACTTGCATGTAAAAGAAAACATAATCAGAGAAGCGAATGCAGTCACCCTGCAACTAATAGAAGAAAAGGGTTCCCATTCTACAAAGAGAAGATCCTAATCCAAACTCACCTATCAGCAAGACAAAgtgaaaccaaaaaaaaaatatcatcatTTCAAGTAGTATAAATTAACATAGTCAGAATTCTCAGAGTTTCAATAAAGGAGGATTACTCATCACGAGAAACCTCAAAAGGCAGAAAAGTATGCAAATGCTAAAAGTATTATGTGCTGAGAGTTTGGCCAATCACAAAGAAAAATTAATCGAAGTAATGATCTGATCCAAACGATACAGAAAACCAATGGATCATTAAGGATGTTAGGTAGAAAATGAGTTAAGAGGAAGATGAATGTGAAGCCAACTCGACTTAAATGCACCAACCTAGCTTCCCAAAGTAGGTGCAGCTCAATTGTAAACTGAAGCACAAAAAGAGCACCAAGACATTACCCAAAATTATTACAAGCTGGTGATGTCTAAAAAGAAGATTCACATACCAAGATAATTATTCATGAATTTTGGAGGTTGAAGTTGTTTTCCCTGTTGATTTAAAATTGCTACTTTCCACCTGTCAAGGATGGTTACTGCAGCATGCTCTATGTCATGCAACACCGTACTGAGGCCTCCTTGTCTCTCAATAGAGCCCAAACCACTTCCCCAGGAGAGAACCCTCGCTAGATCATTTCCTGTTCCAGCTGGAAGGATTGCAACAGGAGGAGGGGATACAAAATTTTGCTTTTCTATGAAGTTCAAAACCCAACCAACAGTACCATCTCCCCCACAGACGAGCACTCTGAAGTGAGGCACCTTTCTGAATAAATAAAAACCAACCTCTGGTCCTTGCTTTGAACTTAACTCAAATATCTACATCAAGCACAAACACGTACCAaatgtaagtttaataaatgaATCATACTATTACAAATGATTTTCACAACTCCCAAAGAATCACATGTAAGGAAAGCCCCATATTGTTCAAGTTGATAACATAATGGCAAAAAGTTAAGTATCCAGCTTACAAATTGCCATGAAAAGCAAAATCATTAGATCATTAAGCTTTTAGGCTAGTTCATATTAGGTCCCACTGAGAGACACAACAAAGATCATTACTAGGTCTCAATAAGTcttgaaaaattataataaaactatTATGGAACAAGGGTTATATTACTGGAGAAGGACAATAAGACTGATAGCCTGCATTTGACCAAGAATTAATATCAGGATCCCATTATCTTGAAATGTTCCCAACTCACTGGAGTTGCTCTAGTTTTTGTATCTCAACAAGGTAACCAAACACTTCCACATACACCCATGACCCATCCACGTATTCATCACTCATGTGATAACGCATACTTATAATCCAAAGGATCAATGTGAAGTGAAATTTAGCAAGAGCAAAAAATATGATGTGCTGCAACCAAAATGGTAAGTAGCTACAGAACTAAATGAATAAAAGCAAACCTGAACTGGATTCAGGAGAATATTTAGTCGTAACCTCAATGAATCCCCACGCTGAGCCCCACTCTTCTTGTTTATAAAAACTAACAAAGGCCTGGCATCTGGTGACAACTCAGTCAGCTCATATATTTGTTTCTGCCTCAATACCTGATCATCCTTTCTACCAATAGATGAGGTTCTACCAAAACTAGGCTTGGAATCgagttttttatttatatcatCATCTTTGTACTGAACATCTACTCTATTTATGCCATTAGTATTTTCATCTATTCCATGAGAACCATTAGCAATTTGCTGAGTCTCACCAGTGCTTTCTGTGGACATATCAACTGTACTGCCACTATTTCCAGAGTCCACAGAGGTTCCATTTTCATTCTTGTACTTCTTGCTTTGACTCCTTATGCTAGCACGGACAGTAGATGCTATCTCATTTGCTCCTTGGGTAATTGAACTCAAAAATCCACCAGATTGCCGATTGATTTCTCTAACATTAAGGGGTGATAAGATCAGTCTTTTATAAGGACCCAAATCACAAATATCACCAGTTTCATTAGATAAACTATTATGGCAATCAACATGTACTAGCCGTTGACACCACAAGCAGCACCATATAGGGGATCCATCGAGAAAAGAACCACTACATTGCTCCTCACAATAGCAACAAAAAGAAGTCTCATCAGATTGATCCATAAAGTCAGTCCATCGGACAGCCCACTGATGCATTACATGTTCAAAACCAATCATGGATACACACTTGCAATCCTTGTGTGCTTGGGAAGAGCAATGTGCATGAACTGCTGCACCACAAATGCTACAGACTTGAATAGAGCTATCTGATGACACCGTCTGACCAAGAGTTTGAGAAGGGTTCATCAAATTTAGACAGACACAGCAGTTAAAATTCTTTCCACGAGATACTGATTCAATAGTCCAGGTATGAGGAGCCAGGGGGACTTTATTCTTCACCTTCGGGTTTATCTTCGACCGGGTTATGGCTCTCATCCAACTCAGGTTAATGTTTCTCCTCCATTGGAAAGCCGTATAAGCTATAGTTAAAATTCCAACCAGGGCAGCGACAGTGCAAGATATTATAAAAAGGCGATCAGTCTGATTCCTGTTGTTCCAACTTGGGAAGAATATCTCAAATTCCCCAGCATCATCCATCAGACCTATCTTTTGTTCTACATGCAAGATTAAACAAACAATATATAGCTAAATCACCAGAATGATCCAGTGAGCTTAATTAGGATAAAAAACAGCAAATACATCTATCTGACTCCATGATCGAAATGGTTAAGCCCATTCCAAATTTCACTTAATACCCTACCTAGCTTCACTTACTGACCAAAATTCAGTCAAGTGCTTTCAATCTATACTACTTAACAAAACAGCTTCACTCTGCCTCCTAGACCGAGCATGCCATTGTGACAAATTGGGTGTTAGAGACGTCAACAACAAACGTACCTGCAAAATACAAGACATAATGAAAaaaggaaagaagaagaaaaacaaaacaaactgAAACTGAAACTGGAGAGGTTTCAGAGTTCGAAACTTAAGAAGTCTAATCCCCAAAAGCATAAAAGTAAACAATGATCTTGGGTTGTTTCACCTAAGAAAAACAGAGAAAATAAATGAATGAAAACAATCAACAGTTAAGCAgtgcaataatatatttattagttcaGATCATAGTTCAATGTCAATAATAATCTTCATACTCCTCCCTACCACCCTTCCATCTTGAAACATCTTCACTTTCCGTTTCAGGATCCCAGCACCCAAACGGAAACTTCACATTCATTCAATGCACATGCGAATCAAACAAATACAGTTGGAGCAAAGCTAATTGTATTCAGATACCAAATAAATTAGCATTGAGAAAAAAGGGAAGAGGAAAAACTCACAGTATAAAAGAGAACTTCGATCGAGTCGATTACAAGAAACCCTAATCaagaaattagaaagaaaaaaatgagaATCGGAGCAAAATCCAAACGCTAGCTATTCAACATTCTCTCAAAATCCAGGAGAAGCCTCCCGTGCTCTTAGTTCTTAGGAGATTAttaatcttttaatttaaatacaCCATTAATTAATACTCTTAGAAACACTTTGGTACATGTTAGTTAGGTTCTGTTAGAGTTGTTAATTAGTTTGTTATTTAGTCAGAGTCGGTTGTAAGTTAGTTGCTCTGCAACTAACATTTCTTGCTGGTTTAATTGTCTTACAGAGCTATATAAGCTCTTTCTTCAGCTGTAACATTCAATTGAGAATACATAATAATACAGCTCTGATTTCTTTCCTCTGTTATTCTCTCTATTCTCATATGGTATCAGACGATTTTCGGCCCTTAGCTTCCATGGCCCGACCTTCGACACGTTCTCAAGATGGTGCTCATCCATCGACGGTCGACACCCAAACAGCAGAGATCAATTCCGATCATCTCCCTGCTGCAAATCACTCAGCTTTTCCATCTCGCAATCCACAACCTAGGGTTCAATCTCAAAACCCAGATCCGGTTCCCCAAGATTCAGCCACCATTGTTGAAGACAACACAACTCAAGCACTTCATTCCCGTTCAGTTGCTGATGATCATTCCAGCCCCTTCTTCCTCAGCACCGGTGATCACCCCGGCCTTGTGCTTGTGTCCACAGTCCTCAACGGCCCCAATTATCAACCATGGAAACGAGGAATTACAATGGCCCTGACTGCCAAGAACAAGATTTCGTTCATCAATGGCTCTATCCCTCGGCCAGAACCTGGTAATTCTAATCTCAATTCTTGGTTAAGGTGCAACAATATGGTAATGTCTTGGTTAGTTAATTCTGTTTCACCCGACATTGCACAAAGTATCATGTACTTTGATTTAGCTACTGATATGTGGAACGATCTTGCTGAGCGTTTCAACGAGGGCAATGGCCCCAGAATTTTTCAATTGCAGACCCAAATCACTCGGCTTCAGCAGGGTGATTCTTCGGTTCTCGCCTATTTTACCAAACTAAAATCCCTATGGGATGAGTTGAAAGAGTTTCAACCAATAACAACTTGCACTTGTGGTGCAATGAAAATTTTCTTGGATTCTTACAATCAAAACCAAGTCATTCAGTTCTTGACTGGTTTGAATGAATCCTATGCCTCGGTTAGAGCCCAAATTTTGCTCAATGACCCAATCCCTAACTTGTCCCGAGTCTTTGCTATGATCACTCAAGAAGAGCGTCAAAGATCCCTCGGTTCATCTGAAACAATTCCCCTTAGCTGCTTTGCCTCGACTTCCACCAACCCACCTAGATCCAAGAAGCCTCGCCCATCTTGCTCCAACTGTGGAAAACCAGGCCATTTAGTTGATAAGTGCTATTTTCTACATGGGTTTCCTCCGGATATGGTGACAAAAGAAAGCAAGACAAGGGAAAAGCCAAGGCCAATACTGCCTCTACAAACAACTCGAAATCTGATGTTCAAGGTCTCAATATGCATACTGATCTTACCTCTCAATGCCAACATCTAATTTCACTACTTAGCCAACAACTTGGCCAAACCAGCAATGCTGAAACTCCAGCCCCGACCCCTGCAGCTTCGAATCTAGCAGGTACAACATCCATTTCTTTTGCAAATTCTTGGATAATTGATAGTGGGGCTACCCACCACATGTGTTTTAACATTAATTGTTTCTCCTCTTTTACTAATGTTTCCTTTCCCAAGTTTGTCACATTACCAAATGGACAAAATATACCTGTTCAAAAGGTTGGAACTGTCAAGCTAAATTCGCATATAACACTACAGAATGTGTTATACATCCCACGATTCACTCTCAACCTTTTTTCTCTCACCGATTTTATACTCAATAATCCTAATGACATTGTGTTTCATCGAAATTCTTGTGAAATTCAGATCTTACTCTGAATGTGGTGATTGGGACAGCTAAAAGATGTGGGAAATTGTACTTGATTCAACAAGACGACTCCACTGCTACAGCAGCTGCtactttccctttttctttcAATAAAACCAATGTAAATCAATGGCATAATCGCCTTGGACATCCTTCGATGTGTATCTCAAGTTTCTTTAATAAAGAACATAATATTTCACATCCAAATTCTATTAAACATTGTCATATATGCCATTTGGCTAAACAAAAACGCTTACCCTTTATCTCCAATCATAATTTTTCAAAGCATATCTTTGATTTGGTTCATATGGACATTTGGGGCCCTTTTCACATTCTAAGTGTGGAAGGTTACAAGTATTTTCTCACCATAGTGGATGACAAAACTAGATTTACTTGGCTTTACATGCTCAAGAATAAATCTGATGTTCAACATATTATTCCCTCATTTTTTCATATGATTTGTACCCAATTCTCCACTTCCATTAAAGCAATTAGATCTGACAATGCTAAAGAATTAAATTTACAATCTTTTTTTGCCTCCAAAGGCATCCTCAATTACCATTCTTGTGTGGAGAGACCACAACAAAATTCTGTAGTTGAAAGGAAACATCAACACATATTAAACATAGCACGGGCACTAGGATTCCAATCCAATCTACCTCTGGTCTATTGGCCATACCTAGTTCAAACCGCCACTTATCTCATGAATAGAACTCCCTCAAAAATGCTTAAAGGATTGACTTCATATCAACTCTTACATGGTACAACCCCCAAATATGACCATCTTAGAAGTTTTGGGTGTTTAGCCTATGGTTCTACCCTTCCCTCTAAAAGGCATAAATTCACACCAAGAAGTCGAGCCTCCGTTTTCATTGGCTACCCTCAAGGCATGAAAGCCTATACCCTTCTTGACATTGAAAGTAAACAAATCTACACTTCACGAGATGTGATTTTTTATGAAACAATATTTCCATTGTTTTCACTCACATCCCCATCTGAAGTTAACAAAATCCTTTCTGATAATGTCCTTCCCACCATGAAACCAATCACTCAACACATTCATGCTCCTACTGATGTGGTGTTACCCTTTTCTACTAAAAATTCCATTTCACAACAACACCACACTGTTGGCATGTCACCTACACTTCCCCGTGTCACTCCCACTGGTTTTTTAACACCAGATTTACCAACAACACATGTTCCAGCAGCTGTTTTATCACCAGC
Encoded here:
- the LOC115709595 gene encoding diacylglycerol kinase 1 — encoded protein: MDDAGEFEIFFPSWNNRNQTDRLFIISCTVAALVGILTIAYTAFQWRRNINLSWMRAITRSKINPKVKNKVPLAPHTWTIESVSRGKNFNCCVCLNLMNPSQTLGQTVSSDSSIQVCSICGAAVHAHCSSQAHKDCKCVSMIGFEHVMHQWAVRWTDFMDQSDETSFCCYCEEQCSGSFLDGSPIWCCLWCQRLVHVDCHNSLSNETGDICDLGPYKRLILSPLNVREINRQSGGFLSSITQGANEIASTVRASIRSQSKKYKNENGTSVDSGNSGSTVDMSTESTGETQQIANGSHGIDENTNGINRVDVQYKDDDINKKLDSKPSFGRTSSIGRKDDQVLRQKQIYELTELSPDARPLLVFINKKSGAQRGDSLRLRLNILLNPVQIFELSSKQGPEVGFYLFRKVPHFRVLVCGGDGTVGWVLNFIEKQNFVSPPPVAILPAGTGNDLARVLSWGSGLGSIERQGGLSTVLHDIEHAAVTILDRWKVAILNQQGKQLQPPKFMNNYLGIGCDAKVALDIHNLREENPEKFYNQFMNKVLYAREGAKGIMDRTFEDFPWQVRVEVDGVEIEVPEDAEGVLVANIGSYMGGVDLWQNEDENYDNFDPQSMHDKILEVVSISGTWHLGKLQVGLSRARRLAQGQSIKIQLLAAFPVQIDGEPWFQQSCTLAISHHGQAFMLRRAAEEPLGHAAAIITDVLENAETNSVINASQKRALLQEMALRLS